A genome region from Populus alba chromosome 5, ASM523922v2, whole genome shotgun sequence includes the following:
- the LOC118029273 gene encoding serine/threonine-protein kinase STY46 isoform X4 — protein MAPFPRPACDIDDGAVPSQKRIRDCTIEFEPCSKLEDLNLDVRKSSKDMEEKYHPEDVSRRQEVSHVPIHEVIFSTVDKPKLLSQLSALLSDIELNIREAHVFSTTDGYSLDVFVVDGWPTEDTDDLYKAMEEAIARSEGSWSSSSHSHSSVGEAAAAQAKSGDWEIDRRLLKIGERIASGSCGDLYRGVYFGEDVAIKILRSEQLNGTQEEEFAQEVTILREVQHRNVVRFVGACTKFPHLCIVTEFMHGGSLYDYLHKNHNVLKLPQLLKFAIDVCKGMEYLHQNNIIHRDLKTANLLMDTQNVVKVADFGVARFQNQGGVMTAETGTYRWMAPEVINHQPYDQKADIFSFAIVLWELVTAKIPYDSMTPLQAALGVRQGLRPDLPHSAHPKLLDLMQRCWETVPDRRPSFSEITVELQTLLQESQEIMDAVNGN, from the exons ATGGCTCCTTTCCCAAGGCCAGCGTGTGACATAGATGATGGAGCTGTGCCATCACAAAAGAG AATCAGGGATTGTACGATTGAATTTGAACCTTGCTCTAAGCTTGAGGATCTGAATTTGGATGTTAGAAAGAGCTCCAAGGACATGGAGGAGAAGTATCATCCAGAGGATGTATCCAGAAG GCAAGAAGTTTCACATGTCCCAATTCATGAAGTAATATTTTCTACTGTAGATAAGCCCAAGCTTCTTAGTCAG ctttctgCTTTGCTTTCAGATATAGAGCTTAACATCCGCGAAGCTCATGTGTTTTCAACTACTGATGGCTACTCTCTGGATGTATTTGTGGTGGATGGGTGGCCTACTGAG GATACAGATGATTTGTATAAGGCTATGGAAGAAGCAATTGCTAGAAGCGAG GGGTCGTGGTCCAGTTCTTCACATTCTCATTCATCTGTAGGTGAAGCTGCAGCAGCTCAAGCAAAATCTGGAGATTGGGAAATAGATAGAAGGTTATTGAAGATAGGAGAAAGAATTGCATCTGGATCTTGTGGAGATCT GTATCGTGGTGTTTACTTTGGTGAAGATGTTGCCATTAAAATTCTTAGATCTGAGCAATTAAACGGCACTCAAGAAGAAGAGTTTGCTCAAGAAGTGACAATTCTAAG GGAAGTCCAACATAGAAATGTTGTTCGTTTTGTTGGTGCATGCACTAAATTTCCACATTTGTGCATAGTTACAG AGTTTATGCATGGAGGAAGTCTCTATGATTACTTGCATAAGAACCATAATGTATTGAAGCTCCCTCAATTGCTGAAGTTTGCGATTGATGTTTGCAAAGGAATGGAGTATTTGCATCAAAACAACATCATCCATAGAGATTTGAAGACAGCAAATTTGCTCATGGATACTCAAAAT GTTGTTAAGGTAGCAGATTTTGGGGTTGCTCGGTTCCAGAATCAAGGGGGAGTAATGACAGCAGAGACGGGAACCTACAGATGGATGGCACCTgag GTCATCAACCATCAGCCATATGATCAGAAAGCAGATATATTCAGCTTTGCTATTGTATTGTGGGAGCTAGTAACTGCAAAG aTTCCATATGATAGCATGACTCCACTACAAGCTGCCCTGGGAGTGAGACAG GGGCTGCGTCCTGATCTCCCTCACAGTGCACATCCAAAACTATTAGACTTGATGCAAAGATGCTGGGAAACAGTTCCTGACAGGCGGCCATCCTTCTCTGAGATAACAGTTGAACTTCAAACACTTCTGCAAGAAAGTCAG GAAATTATGGACGCGGTCAATGGGAACTGA
- the LOC118029273 gene encoding serine/threonine-protein kinase STY46 isoform X1 yields MDLTEGVGESSSPPRSFGSVSNYDVRSDVYNRFIESGHEEAVSNPELFRELLDSHFNRLPASYGLDVNMDRIEDVLLHRKLLAMAKDPARRPVYHIRFLENLCTKTEGNGDQQFIGMAPFPRPACDIDDGAVPSQKRIRDCTIEFEPCSKLEDLNLDVRKSSKDMEEKYHPEDVSRRQEVSHVPIHEVIFSTVDKPKLLSQLSALLSDIELNIREAHVFSTTDGYSLDVFVVDGWPTEDTDDLYKAMEEAIARSEGSWSSSSHSHSSVGEAAAAQAKSGDWEIDRRLLKIGERIASGSCGDLYRGVYFGEDVAIKILRSEQLNGTQEEEFAQEVTILREVQHRNVVRFVGACTKFPHLCIVTEFMHGGSLYDYLHKNHNVLKLPQLLKFAIDVCKGMEYLHQNNIIHRDLKTANLLMDTQNVVKVADFGVARFQNQGGVMTAETGTYRWMAPEVINHQPYDQKADIFSFAIVLWELVTAKIPYDSMTPLQAALGVRQGLRPDLPHSAHPKLLDLMQRCWETVPDRRPSFSEITVELQTLLQESQEIMDAVNGN; encoded by the exons ATGGATTTAACGGAAGGAGTTGGAGAGAGCTCTTCACCGCCGAGAAGCTTTGGTAGTGTTAGCAACTACGATGTGCGGAGCGACGTGTATAATCGCTTCATAGAGAGTGGTCACGAAGAAGCTGTTTCTAATCCTGAGTTGTTTCGCGAACTCCTCGACTCTCACTTCAATCGCTTGCCTgctag TTATGGACTGGATGTTAACATGGATAGAATAGAAGATGTTTTGCTACATCGAAAACTTCTTGCGATGGCGAAGGATCCAGCGAGACGTCCTGTTTACCATATCCGTTTCTTAGAG AACCTTTGCACTAAAACAGAGGGCAATGGTGACCAACAGTTTATTGGTATGGCTCCTTTCCCAAGGCCAGCGTGTGACATAGATGATGGAGCTGTGCCATCACAAAAGAG AATCAGGGATTGTACGATTGAATTTGAACCTTGCTCTAAGCTTGAGGATCTGAATTTGGATGTTAGAAAGAGCTCCAAGGACATGGAGGAGAAGTATCATCCAGAGGATGTATCCAGAAG GCAAGAAGTTTCACATGTCCCAATTCATGAAGTAATATTTTCTACTGTAGATAAGCCCAAGCTTCTTAGTCAG ctttctgCTTTGCTTTCAGATATAGAGCTTAACATCCGCGAAGCTCATGTGTTTTCAACTACTGATGGCTACTCTCTGGATGTATTTGTGGTGGATGGGTGGCCTACTGAG GATACAGATGATTTGTATAAGGCTATGGAAGAAGCAATTGCTAGAAGCGAG GGGTCGTGGTCCAGTTCTTCACATTCTCATTCATCTGTAGGTGAAGCTGCAGCAGCTCAAGCAAAATCTGGAGATTGGGAAATAGATAGAAGGTTATTGAAGATAGGAGAAAGAATTGCATCTGGATCTTGTGGAGATCT GTATCGTGGTGTTTACTTTGGTGAAGATGTTGCCATTAAAATTCTTAGATCTGAGCAATTAAACGGCACTCAAGAAGAAGAGTTTGCTCAAGAAGTGACAATTCTAAG GGAAGTCCAACATAGAAATGTTGTTCGTTTTGTTGGTGCATGCACTAAATTTCCACATTTGTGCATAGTTACAG AGTTTATGCATGGAGGAAGTCTCTATGATTACTTGCATAAGAACCATAATGTATTGAAGCTCCCTCAATTGCTGAAGTTTGCGATTGATGTTTGCAAAGGAATGGAGTATTTGCATCAAAACAACATCATCCATAGAGATTTGAAGACAGCAAATTTGCTCATGGATACTCAAAAT GTTGTTAAGGTAGCAGATTTTGGGGTTGCTCGGTTCCAGAATCAAGGGGGAGTAATGACAGCAGAGACGGGAACCTACAGATGGATGGCACCTgag GTCATCAACCATCAGCCATATGATCAGAAAGCAGATATATTCAGCTTTGCTATTGTATTGTGGGAGCTAGTAACTGCAAAG aTTCCATATGATAGCATGACTCCACTACAAGCTGCCCTGGGAGTGAGACAG GGGCTGCGTCCTGATCTCCCTCACAGTGCACATCCAAAACTATTAGACTTGATGCAAAGATGCTGGGAAACAGTTCCTGACAGGCGGCCATCCTTCTCTGAGATAACAGTTGAACTTCAAACACTTCTGCAAGAAAGTCAG GAAATTATGGACGCGGTCAATGGGAACTGA
- the LOC118029273 gene encoding serine/threonine-protein kinase STY46 isoform X2, with translation MDLTEGVGESSSPPRSFGSVSNYDVRSDVYNRFIESGHEEAVSNPELFRELLDSHFNRLPASYGLDVNMDRIEDVLLHRKLLAMAKDPARRPVYHIRFLENLCTKTEGNGDQQFIGMAPFPRPACDIDDGAVPSQKRKSSKDMEEKYHPEDVSRRQEVSHVPIHEVIFSTVDKPKLLSQLSALLSDIELNIREAHVFSTTDGYSLDVFVVDGWPTEDTDDLYKAMEEAIARSEGSWSSSSHSHSSVGEAAAAQAKSGDWEIDRRLLKIGERIASGSCGDLYRGVYFGEDVAIKILRSEQLNGTQEEEFAQEVTILREVQHRNVVRFVGACTKFPHLCIVTEFMHGGSLYDYLHKNHNVLKLPQLLKFAIDVCKGMEYLHQNNIIHRDLKTANLLMDTQNVVKVADFGVARFQNQGGVMTAETGTYRWMAPEVINHQPYDQKADIFSFAIVLWELVTAKIPYDSMTPLQAALGVRQGLRPDLPHSAHPKLLDLMQRCWETVPDRRPSFSEITVELQTLLQESQEIMDAVNGN, from the exons ATGGATTTAACGGAAGGAGTTGGAGAGAGCTCTTCACCGCCGAGAAGCTTTGGTAGTGTTAGCAACTACGATGTGCGGAGCGACGTGTATAATCGCTTCATAGAGAGTGGTCACGAAGAAGCTGTTTCTAATCCTGAGTTGTTTCGCGAACTCCTCGACTCTCACTTCAATCGCTTGCCTgctag TTATGGACTGGATGTTAACATGGATAGAATAGAAGATGTTTTGCTACATCGAAAACTTCTTGCGATGGCGAAGGATCCAGCGAGACGTCCTGTTTACCATATCCGTTTCTTAGAG AACCTTTGCACTAAAACAGAGGGCAATGGTGACCAACAGTTTATTGGTATGGCTCCTTTCCCAAGGCCAGCGTGTGACATAGATGATGGAGCTGTGCCATCACAAAAGAG AAAGAGCTCCAAGGACATGGAGGAGAAGTATCATCCAGAGGATGTATCCAGAAG GCAAGAAGTTTCACATGTCCCAATTCATGAAGTAATATTTTCTACTGTAGATAAGCCCAAGCTTCTTAGTCAG ctttctgCTTTGCTTTCAGATATAGAGCTTAACATCCGCGAAGCTCATGTGTTTTCAACTACTGATGGCTACTCTCTGGATGTATTTGTGGTGGATGGGTGGCCTACTGAG GATACAGATGATTTGTATAAGGCTATGGAAGAAGCAATTGCTAGAAGCGAG GGGTCGTGGTCCAGTTCTTCACATTCTCATTCATCTGTAGGTGAAGCTGCAGCAGCTCAAGCAAAATCTGGAGATTGGGAAATAGATAGAAGGTTATTGAAGATAGGAGAAAGAATTGCATCTGGATCTTGTGGAGATCT GTATCGTGGTGTTTACTTTGGTGAAGATGTTGCCATTAAAATTCTTAGATCTGAGCAATTAAACGGCACTCAAGAAGAAGAGTTTGCTCAAGAAGTGACAATTCTAAG GGAAGTCCAACATAGAAATGTTGTTCGTTTTGTTGGTGCATGCACTAAATTTCCACATTTGTGCATAGTTACAG AGTTTATGCATGGAGGAAGTCTCTATGATTACTTGCATAAGAACCATAATGTATTGAAGCTCCCTCAATTGCTGAAGTTTGCGATTGATGTTTGCAAAGGAATGGAGTATTTGCATCAAAACAACATCATCCATAGAGATTTGAAGACAGCAAATTTGCTCATGGATACTCAAAAT GTTGTTAAGGTAGCAGATTTTGGGGTTGCTCGGTTCCAGAATCAAGGGGGAGTAATGACAGCAGAGACGGGAACCTACAGATGGATGGCACCTgag GTCATCAACCATCAGCCATATGATCAGAAAGCAGATATATTCAGCTTTGCTATTGTATTGTGGGAGCTAGTAACTGCAAAG aTTCCATATGATAGCATGACTCCACTACAAGCTGCCCTGGGAGTGAGACAG GGGCTGCGTCCTGATCTCCCTCACAGTGCACATCCAAAACTATTAGACTTGATGCAAAGATGCTGGGAAACAGTTCCTGACAGGCGGCCATCCTTCTCTGAGATAACAGTTGAACTTCAAACACTTCTGCAAGAAAGTCAG GAAATTATGGACGCGGTCAATGGGAACTGA
- the LOC118029273 gene encoding serine/threonine-protein kinase STY46 isoform X3, which yields MKRDMKHCNASYILCSVCLFSPFASGKNLCTKTEGNGDQQFIGMAPFPRPACDIDDGAVPSQKRIRDCTIEFEPCSKLEDLNLDVRKSSKDMEEKYHPEDVSRRQEVSHVPIHEVIFSTVDKPKLLSQLSALLSDIELNIREAHVFSTTDGYSLDVFVVDGWPTEDTDDLYKAMEEAIARSEGSWSSSSHSHSSVGEAAAAQAKSGDWEIDRRLLKIGERIASGSCGDLYRGVYFGEDVAIKILRSEQLNGTQEEEFAQEVTILREVQHRNVVRFVGACTKFPHLCIVTEFMHGGSLYDYLHKNHNVLKLPQLLKFAIDVCKGMEYLHQNNIIHRDLKTANLLMDTQNVVKVADFGVARFQNQGGVMTAETGTYRWMAPEVINHQPYDQKADIFSFAIVLWELVTAKIPYDSMTPLQAALGVRQGLRPDLPHSAHPKLLDLMQRCWETVPDRRPSFSEITVELQTLLQESQEIMDAVNGN from the exons ATGAAGCGTGATATGAAACATTG TAACGCATCTTACATTCTATGCTCTGTCTgcttattttctccttttgctTCTGGGAAGAACCTTTGCACTAAAACAGAGGGCAATGGTGACCAACAGTTTATTGGTATGGCTCCTTTCCCAAGGCCAGCGTGTGACATAGATGATGGAGCTGTGCCATCACAAAAGAG AATCAGGGATTGTACGATTGAATTTGAACCTTGCTCTAAGCTTGAGGATCTGAATTTGGATGTTAGAAAGAGCTCCAAGGACATGGAGGAGAAGTATCATCCAGAGGATGTATCCAGAAG GCAAGAAGTTTCACATGTCCCAATTCATGAAGTAATATTTTCTACTGTAGATAAGCCCAAGCTTCTTAGTCAG ctttctgCTTTGCTTTCAGATATAGAGCTTAACATCCGCGAAGCTCATGTGTTTTCAACTACTGATGGCTACTCTCTGGATGTATTTGTGGTGGATGGGTGGCCTACTGAG GATACAGATGATTTGTATAAGGCTATGGAAGAAGCAATTGCTAGAAGCGAG GGGTCGTGGTCCAGTTCTTCACATTCTCATTCATCTGTAGGTGAAGCTGCAGCAGCTCAAGCAAAATCTGGAGATTGGGAAATAGATAGAAGGTTATTGAAGATAGGAGAAAGAATTGCATCTGGATCTTGTGGAGATCT GTATCGTGGTGTTTACTTTGGTGAAGATGTTGCCATTAAAATTCTTAGATCTGAGCAATTAAACGGCACTCAAGAAGAAGAGTTTGCTCAAGAAGTGACAATTCTAAG GGAAGTCCAACATAGAAATGTTGTTCGTTTTGTTGGTGCATGCACTAAATTTCCACATTTGTGCATAGTTACAG AGTTTATGCATGGAGGAAGTCTCTATGATTACTTGCATAAGAACCATAATGTATTGAAGCTCCCTCAATTGCTGAAGTTTGCGATTGATGTTTGCAAAGGAATGGAGTATTTGCATCAAAACAACATCATCCATAGAGATTTGAAGACAGCAAATTTGCTCATGGATACTCAAAAT GTTGTTAAGGTAGCAGATTTTGGGGTTGCTCGGTTCCAGAATCAAGGGGGAGTAATGACAGCAGAGACGGGAACCTACAGATGGATGGCACCTgag GTCATCAACCATCAGCCATATGATCAGAAAGCAGATATATTCAGCTTTGCTATTGTATTGTGGGAGCTAGTAACTGCAAAG aTTCCATATGATAGCATGACTCCACTACAAGCTGCCCTGGGAGTGAGACAG GGGCTGCGTCCTGATCTCCCTCACAGTGCACATCCAAAACTATTAGACTTGATGCAAAGATGCTGGGAAACAGTTCCTGACAGGCGGCCATCCTTCTCTGAGATAACAGTTGAACTTCAAACACTTCTGCAAGAAAGTCAG GAAATTATGGACGCGGTCAATGGGAACTGA